GATTTGTGTTTTGGCTAGCTCATTGTGGCTGGGGTGTGGACAATAAACTGGAGCCCAATTAGCAGGCTCTTCCAACATCCAGATGGGAAATAAcaaagccctgggctggggcagtGACCAAGAGACACCTGATTGAAAGTGCATTTGGGATATAGAACTACATCCAATTTGGATGTGGTGAGAAACAGAGGGAGGGGTCAAGGAAGCAGTTGGGGTTTTTGGTTTGGGTGACTGAGAGGGATAGAGGGGTCATTATCAGCATCTGGGACCATTCTTGGAAGAATGGATTTGGAGAAGAGGCCATGAGGTCTGCCCACACAGAGCTTATGCTGCCTGTAGGACATTTAGGTGTGTCCCAGAGGCAGCTGAAAAGGTGAGGTTAGAGACAAGTTAGGGTTGAAGATAAAGATTATGTCATTTATACATGTGATcttcaataatgttttaaaagattcGTGAAAGTGAATATATGATTTAATTTACCCCACTAagtaaaatttgagaaacacCACAATTCAGTTATTTGCAAATTATGTTGATGTAACAGATAAATCTTAACCTCTAAAGCCccgaaagaaaaaatgaaaaggaaaagagtagAAAGTATTTTACATTCTACTGTTTACTATGAATAGGAAGTGTGGCAGCTGGCACTTGGAATTCCTTAACAAAAATGGGAAAtgtcttttacttattaaaatcataacaagAATTAATCAAGTCTTCCTTTGAAAATATGCAAGTGGTCCGTTTAAATGACTATCACTGCCTCATGCAGAAGTTATGCTTTTGTTTCAGAACAGTACTTATTTTTAGAGAATTCTGAACAAAACTGAGCAAAGTAGAAAGGAATATATTTCTACCTCGTCAGTCCTGATGACGTTCTGAAAGCTCATGCATTTTGGTGGATAAGATTAATGAGACCACATAGTGTTAAGCACCTTGGACTTTCAGAACAAAGGCCTTTTAGAAGAACAAAGTATCATTATTAATGACGCATCATTTACAGTTTTCATCAGTAATGTAAGGTTTTAGCCACTTTAATGGGAACTTAGTTAAGAGCTCAATGTGAAGGGCAAGGCTATTAGTGAAGGTTCTTGACATTAATACCTTTTGCTTCTAAGGAGAAAGATAAATCATACTCAAATTGATCACGAAGACAAGCTGAGGGGTTCAGAAGGAGGTGAGCCACCATTGGCTTACTGAATTTCTCAAAGGCCTTGTCATCAAGGAGTCCGCTGGTGAGCTCTGTCATCTGTGATGGGCTCACATTGCTGCCAACCCCCTGCCTTCTGGACACCTTACTGGCCCAGAATAATGTCTTGTGCTCTAaacttcatcttttccttttattccccCTGTCCCATCTCTCTATACCCCCAAACAGTCTACGTGGGGTCTTATCATTTCAGGATTTTTCTCCGTCCTGTGGTGAGCTGCTCAGCCAAGTACATGAAATAAAGGATTCCTGGCTTGCTGTGGCGACCTAATTTACTCGACAATTGTTAATAGTGGGAATCATAACGCCAGGTGGCACACCAGTAGGGAAGTATTTTTTCCTGAATACGTGTTGTTAGACTTATCAATGCAATTATGGGGGATGGCAGTTGACATAGAGTCAACACTGTTGGCAATTTTTGCAAATTCTTTACACAAAGTACCGCTGTCATCTAAGATCTCTTCGGGACCTTAATGTGTTTCAGTCAGATTCACTGAGGCcttgatgacattttaaaaaggacTCTCTTTTTGTTCGAGAATTAAGAGAAAttctccaggggaaaaaaattgaagtcaaaaaattttttaaatttgttatctAACATAAGTCAGCTATGTTTCAGCTACAGAAAACAAGATCTGGGCTGCAAAGAAATGCCcgataaaaataaaggaagagaatttACTATTATTACAGCAATTGATGACTTATATCCGAGGGCAGATATGGAACTGATTACACTGCACCTCTGTCAATATATCTCTCTGAGAACTTACTCAAGATTGTTGAGATCACCAATGCCAGGAAGAGAGCAACAGGCTTAACGTGAGGCAGAAAGGGTGTGGTTCTATATTGTGAAGTGATATTTGTTACTAAAGGAAATCCCAGACTATTATTCTGTCTCTGAGGTTTAACAATTGCATGGTCAGTAAATTGTTTACTTGATTTGATTCTGGAGATACCTGGAAAGTCTTTCTTGTTGTATTATTCTGTTTCCGGAGTTCCCACCAACCATGttagtttctctttcctttgtggtTTATATCCCAAGGTAGGTCAAAGCACATTTCCAGTCCAGTTGTTGAGGTTCACTCTTTCCTGTGTCATCCCAGAAGACACAGGCCTAGCTAGGAAGCATTTACTGGACAACATGAGAATGCAAGCCCCGCTGGAACCCTGAGGTACCACACAAATGCTACAGCACCGGGATCTTCAGAGGAAAatgtttcacatttttgtttttaaagtttctgaGGCTTTGCTGTCCAAAATACCTGACAAGTAATTGTAATTTAGAATTTGAGTAAAATGCAGAAATGGAGAAGGCTGCTACAATCACATTCTTTAATAACTTTTgatactaaattttttttaatgaccacATTTTAGCAAATTCAAACAATAGTTGAAGATTGTCTAATTCATACTATACATTGAGGTTGATATTAAGCTCAAATTCCATTTTAGGAAGGTAACACTGAAAGATTGAGCTTATTTTGAGCCTTATTCGGAAAGATGATTTTCTTACTGCAAGACAAATCTGCCAATAACAAGTGAGCAAAGTCATGCTGTTTGTGCCTTTAAGATCATAGTTCAAAAGAATTAAGCAAACATGATAACAAAGGTAAGACAAACAtgacctttattttctttcaaaaacccAGAGAAAGGGCCTGGGTTTAGCCATTGATATAATCATACTATCTTAAATTTTGTagtctcatttaaaattttacagcAATGGAATGAATATTGTAAAAATGATTGCAAGATACATGGTTGCTCTCAACTACATAGTAAAAAAATGTAGTAAATTCTCTTATCCAGCATAAAGAAGGGCTAGGCTAGCGAGCTGCTCAAACAAACATtcgtaataaataaaaattactccATACACATAGAATGATCGTATTTTCACAGCCGAAAATCACAAGACACAATCTGATAATAAAACTGTGTCACATTCAGGAGTTGGGAAGCCAACACACCGgaattactaaaatattttttggtttatGTCAATAGTGGGACAGAATCTCCTACATCACAACTGTTCCAGAAGATCTGAGACAGATGTCAGTGAACATGCATGCTGTCCACTGATCATTAATTTCCAAAGAACCAGAACagggtaaaataaaattaatgtaaacTATTTAATATAATTCAATATTTCTTCaactactaaaaaaaaatactttaaggtCTTGCATTGCCTTCCAGGCATGAGCACAGCCAGGAGTGAGCGGAAAGGGGCTGTAACAGAGGGCAGGCACTGGGAATTCTGTCAGTCAGAATAACAAATAACTGTTTGCTTTCAGTAAATAAATGGGTTAAGATGATATTgctagggttttgttttttaagttctGTTGCCATAAaaggaaggtttttaaaaaattctattgctttttagaactttatatatattagaaTGATTTTAGAGTAGTCAGAGTTTAATATTATGTCAAAGGGTCAAATAATTCTTAAGATTCTAGTTTACATATAAGACCATACTCCTtagcattcatttaaaataattagtagAACAAACATGCTTCATTTGAGAACAGATTAAAAGTTTTCTTCTCAGCCCCAAGGGAGAAGATATGAAGGAAGGAAGCCCTTTCTCtctaagcagaaaataaaatttcgATGACAAAGAGGACTGAATCTGGGGTCAGAAACACAGATCTGACTTTAGGGAAATCCCTTTCCTTCTAggatcccttccagctctgattcTTAGGTTAAAACATTCCCTCTGAACTGTACAAGCTGACCTGGCATTTTCAAGTTTCTACAGAGTACCCAGCAAACTGGTTTTTTAAATCTCTTACAGTCAAATATTAAATGAATTGATACAAACCCTGCCCTGCGAATCTGTATGCCAACTAGTGTTCTGGAGCTCGCAAGGGTTTTATATTCATTCTGCAAATTATGGAGAGCTTCTTATGTTCCAGGGGAGTGCTGAACCAAACCTTCAACATCATGATTGTCACCGCTCCTGGGAACAAATGACTACCTGAAAAACTGGACTCAAGTGGCTGCTTCAGGCCCAACCTCAGAGACAAGAGGAAATAGGGAAACACCCAGTAATCTACTTGCTCCCTGGCTCAGGGCAGTGATTCCCTAATTTGAGGGAATACAGGAGGAATCTCCAGATGGGCTCTTTAAAACACAGCTTCAAGGGTCTCACCCCAGCCTTCTTGGTCAGAATGTCTGGGGTGGTGCCTCCTAATTTATCCACATTTTAACAAGTATGTTGTCCCCCACCCCTCCATGTCTCTGCAGGTTATCTGTGGGCTTCCCTCTCGACCCCAACCTACTCCCACAcgttcaaaaaagaaaagaataccacTGTACTGTAGTGGTAAAAGCTCTAGGGTCAGAGTCAGGAGCCAATGAGTAGCTGCCTGACCTTGAGTGAGTTATTTAACATTTCGAGGTCTCAGTCTCTTCATCGCATAGGCGTTGAGTAGGAGTCTACCATTCCTTCGGCTCTCAAACGTTACGGGACTTTAAGGCCCTAACAACACGTCACTCGGTAAATCCTAAAGGAGATGGGGAGAATTTGCAAGGATGTCTCACTCTGCAGTCCAAACACCCCAGCAAGATTCTGGTAGCCTCCAATTGGGTGTAATTCCTCTCTCTGGTCCACTCATCCACAGCAGGAGGAAAAGTGAGGCGAGACTGGAATTGCGTGAGGGGCGAAGGGGAGAAGCCAAAAGAAGCTTGCAAGAGAGTTTTGCCAAGAAGCAGGAAGGGTTTTTGGAAGGCAGGAATCACTGCTCGTCCTCGTCCTCGTCGTTCTGGTCCTGGTAGCGAATGTAGACGACCAGCATGACAAAGCCCGTGAGGATGCAGAGGGAGCCGACGACCAGGTAGGCGATGCCCAGGAAGGGGTTCTTGCCGCCCATCCACGAGATGCTGCTGAAGATGAGGCGCTTGTGGCCGCCGAAGGCGCGCACCGGGTAGTTGTAGATGATGTTGACGCAGTAGGCGCCCCGCGGCAGCCCGGCCGAGTAGTTGCCTTGGCGGATGCGCGCGTACAGCTTGCGGAAGGTGGGCAGCGCCGCCGTGCGCATCCACACCACGAAGTCCTGGTTGATGAAGCCGGTGTTGTTGGGGTCGGAGCTGAGGTCGTAGACCGGCCGGGGCCAGTTGGGCGGAGGCGCGGTGCCCTGGAAGGCCAGCGCCAGGCTGCCGTTCACGAGTGGCGGGTTCCGGAACTTGACGTGGTAGTCGGTCCACCAGGCGATGCCGGTGCGGTCGAGCGGCACCTCGACGTAGGGCCCGCCGGGCTGGCGCTGGTGCCACAGCGAGAAGGAGTCGTTGAAGAGGCTGTTGGCGATGGCGCCGCAGGGCGCGATGGGCAGCCCGGCGGCGCTGAGCTGGTAGGGGGCGCACTCGTTGACCGGGTGGTGCAGCGCGCTCGGCAGCCCGCTCAGCTGCGCGTCGTCGCGGGACACGCCGTAGCGCCGGTTGTTCTGGTAGAAGTTGGAGAGCTCGTAGTAGAGGTACACCGGGCCCTGGAAGAGCTCGGGCAGCGCGAAGCACCAGGCGCACGAGCagctgggcggcggcgcgcggccCTGGCCGGCCTGGGCGCACGCCGAGCAGTTGCCGGTGCCCGGGTTGCCCGTGTAGTCGTACTCGAGCTCCTTGATGCCGTTGGACGAGTAGtagaggcccaggcccaggccgaTGAAGGCCAGGCCGGCGCAGAAGAAGAGCGGCAGCGCGATGCCGGCCGAGAGCAGCGGCTGCCAGGCGGGGAGACGCTGCTGCGTGAAGGCGGTGTTGTCGGGCTGGTGGGCGCCGCGGGCCGTGGCGCTCCAGGTCATGGCGGCCGCGCGGGGACCGCCACACGGCCGGAGGGACGCACAGACGGGTCCGCCGAGCGCCTCCCTGCGGGCAGCCGGGGCCACGCCGGGGGCGGGCTCCCGCCGGCTCAGGTGAGTTCTTgcgcgggccccgcccccggccccgcacAGGTGAGTCTCCGATCCAGGTTCTCGGTGCAGCGACAGACCCCTCAGTTCCGCCTCGGCCCAGGTGACCCAGGCGGCTCCGCCCCTGCTGCCGGTCGTCTGGAGCCCGCCCCGCCTCCGCGGAGGTGAGCCGGCGGGCGCGCCGCTCCTCACCTGTGGCCCGAGGCTTGCGCTTCCTCTTGGGCCGGGGCGGGGcgccagctcctcctccccgAGCAGAGTGGCGGCCCCGGGCTGCCTCTGAGTGGCTCTGCCTTGCTCAGGTGCCACCTTCCCTTCCGCCTTCCAGGTGACTAGAGTATCTGGGCCAGTCCTTCTCGAGATCACAGGAGCTGCAGCCTCCAGCGCAAAGCCCCGCGGAGGGACTGCACCGTGGTCCTGGAGACTGGAGGATTTCAGGCCGTTAATCCtcttttatctgaaaaaaatattttaaaaaacagtgactCTAGACCCTCTAGTCTTTGTAGGTTAACTTATGGGCCCCTTTTCAGTCAACTTTCAGCCACAAATTGTAATGCCCAGGGGATTACACTATGATAAATCTGTTACTAATTCAATACCTGCATTCAAattctagtattttttttaaagggaaaatgatTTTCTGGCCACGTGATGCAGTCTGGCTGTATAAGTAAGAAAAATAGATAgttctctgaaaataaaatgactcaGAATCAGAGACTGCAAGAGGTTCAGAGCCTTTAAATATCTCTCTAGCTGGTGGAGAAGCCACACAAGGAGAAAAAGGCGCTGGACTAcgtgtgatttctttttcttttcagattgtttgCCTGACTGGAGAAAGGCCTGATCCCAGGTCCCAAAAGACCCGGGCTTCTATCCACAGTCAAGGACATTGGGATGTTTGGCCAAAGGAGGTGAATTACAAGGATTTATAGGGCTCACTGTAAAGAGAAACCATTGCTTATATTGTAAAGAGAACATTGCTGGGGATTCTGGTTTTCAGTCATTCAAACTCCATTGAAATTTGGAAAGTTAAAATACTTGCTAAATTAAGCAACAGGAATTTTTTAGCGCCTTCTAAGTGTTCAGTCCTGTGCTAAGCAATGTAGAAGACAAAAGAGATTTAGACTAAAAAGGACCCTTGACCTCAAGGCATTTGCAGTCTGATAGGGGCTATATTACTCAGGAgtaagaaagaaccaaaatagCCAATAGAAAGCATATAATCAAGTACCAAGTGGTACTTTATGAGAAtgatactaaaattaaaaagtaatactATTTTAATAATGAGAAACTCATTCCATCTTCTTGAGTCTAATGAATGTAGGTTGGAAGCTTTAGCTGTAAGAGAATACTGAGGGAGACCGGCATGACTTGAATCCCACTCCCCTCGCTTCCAGTCATACCCTAGGAGAGGAAGTCCCAGCACTGTCAACAGGTTCTTCCAGTGTGACCCGGTCTCTACCACACCTTTTTTCAATAAGATAAAAGAATAAGCAGTTCTCTCTACCCTTATGGTTGAGTTCCAGCCATGCGTCTATCATTGAGTCACCAGTTGGCCTGATGTAGAGTCCACAAAACTAGTCTCCAGGAAGGAATCAGTTCTCCAAACTTAACCTGGTCGATCTTAAGTCTAAGGACTGCCATGCCACCACTCCGCTGAAAGTGCGAGCCCTCCTGTTGAGCCAAGACCTTCCCTGCTCGTGCTCTGCCCTCCCTGGATGAGCCGAAGGCATGAGTTTGTTCATTCTGCTAAGGTAACATCAGTGTCCCAAAAGCTgaaagaagagaatatttcaagATAAGGAATGTCAACAGGGtgaaacacagctgaggaaaggaGCCATTGGATTTGACTTCTGGAACAATTtggtggtggggtgggaggggtcaGGCTATAtgagaggagggaaaggggaagtGGAGACAGCCGAGGTAAGACAACTTTTTAGAAATGGGGTTGCGGGGGGAGAAAGGCAAGTGGTAATCATTTAGAAGAGTATGTATCCTAAAGGAAAGGCTTCCTTATAGATGGCAGAGTTTattctcagagaaaaagaaatagttcaGGCAAGGTTGAAGAGAGAGGTGACAAGCTCATGCATGGGACAAAGGCTGGAGCAGGCAGGAGGTACTGGGTCCAGAGAACAGGTGCGGGGTCACCTCACTTCTGAAACTGGAGGGCAGGGAGTAAGGATGAATGCAGAAGGCAACTGGGCTGGGGGGCTCTGCTCAAGGAGAGGTTTTCCTTTAAGACTTTTCTTCTGTGCAGTAAAAGGCAAGATTGTCCGcttgagggaggggagggcaggtgtGAGATGTAGGGAGGAAtgtgaggagggggcagggaacTGGCCAGGGACATATGAAAGGATGTTGGGTGGCTTTGTCTAGGGGAGTCCTGCAGCCCAGTCGGGGTGGTTCGGGGCAGGTGAATTGGGAAGATAAAGATATTGCAATTCTTGTGGAGAGGGTGGCTAAAGTGATAGGTCTTAGTATTTAAGCTGAatggcaaagaaaatgaaaccaagtGGGTGGATCGAAAGAAAACGTAAGGACCAGGAGACTGGCAGTCCTGACAATGTTAATGAGTGGGTGGCAGGAAAGCTGGGAGGGGAAAAGCCCTGGTATGAGATGGGATGTTAGAGACATTGGAGGTGGAGCAGTGCTGAGATCTACGTATGTGTCATGTTTCCTCTACCAGCTCCTGAGTTCTGAGAGGTCGAGgacagatgtatggctgtgtccCTCAGAGCTCACTGTATAAGGAGGGTTCTGACCGTGTGCCTTTCATTTGATTACACCTGTTATCATGATGCATTAAAGGACACTAGGATCGTGGCAACTCTGCTCAGTGCCAATAAAGTAAGGAAATGAGTTCATTCTAAACAATTCTTTTTTGCATCTCTTTATTTTGAAGGGAACTCAAAAAGGCATTCCCAATCCCAATCCTCCTAAAATCacctcatttttccattttatcttctggATTTTatccatataaatatataatttttaattggttgtaattatgataaaaatacaattattgtCATTCAACTTGTTAAATGACCTCCTTTTggaatgagataaagaataaaatatttctcatgttTCTTGGTGGTCTTCATAATTTTCTTAATGGTTCCAAAATTCATGGGTCTACCATATTTAGCTACTGTCTTATTGTTGGGCAcgtaggttatttccagtttcttAGTATTCCAAAGAATATGGTAGTGGACATCTTTTTGTATATAAccttttcttttagattatttccttaggataaatttctaaaagTAGGAAAGGGGCTTAAGTGTTAGACTCTTTAAAGATACATGCTGCTAGAGTCTTTGACAGTCACGACAATGTATACTTTGCTACTTTCACCAACAAAACCAATTATTAACCAGAGAATATCTTTAGTTTATGCTAGTAAACTATCAGATGCCAGGAGAAGCAGTGGAGGGCAGGGGAAAGAATGCTGCCTGACACTAAGGAAGTCCAAGTTCTACTGTAGAGTTCATCAGGTAATAACTGTGTGACCCTGGTCaaattgtttaacttctctgGTCTCCTGATTGCTTATCTGTATGAGTACATTTGCCAAAATGATGGTGAACTTCTTTTTCAATGCAAAGATTTCTGTTCCTAGTCATCTCAAAAGGTCTTCCTTACACTCATTGAATagttagcatttattgaatacctactgtggGCCAGTCACCCTCCaagcactttatatacattatctcatctaaGTCACACCACAAACCTTAAGGCGGTGGGTACTATTATACCCATTGAACTGATGCAGAATGAAGATTTAGGCTAAGGAAATGGAGGCTGGCCAAGTGGTCAGAGGTAAGTGGAAGATCGGGGAATTTAAGGTCAGCTTAATTCCAGCATCCTGCATTCTCAATCACTACACTACAATGCCTTGGTATATTTCCTCTTAAAAGAACCCAGAAGAATGCAACCTTGAACCAGTTTTTAGTGTTGCAGGTCTTCCCTTATACCCCAAAGATAACAGAATTCTTTTTATGCAGAGTCTCAGAACATCTGAGTTGCCCTTATTTTTGTTCAACG
The nucleotide sequence above comes from Equus asinus isolate D_3611 breed Donkey chromosome 7, EquAss-T2T_v2, whole genome shotgun sequence. Encoded proteins:
- the TMEM30B gene encoding cell cycle control protein 50B, with translation MTWSATARGAHQPDNTAFTQQRLPAWQPLLSAGIALPLFFCAGLAFIGLGLGLYYSSNGIKELEYDYTGNPGTGNCSACAQAGQGRAPPPSCSCAWCFALPELFQGPVYLYYELSNFYQNNRRYGVSRDDAQLSGLPSALHHPVNECAPYQLSAAGLPIAPCGAIANSLFNDSFSLWHQRQPGGPYVEVPLDRTGIAWWTDYHVKFRNPPLVNGSLALAFQGTAPPPNWPRPVYDLSSDPNNTGFINQDFVVWMRTAALPTFRKLYARIRQGNYSAGLPRGAYCVNIIYNYPVRAFGGHKRLIFSSISWMGGKNPFLGIAYLVVGSLCILTGFVMLVVYIRYQDQNDEDEDEQ